The Chloroflexota bacterium genome window below encodes:
- a CDS encoding AarF/ABC1/UbiB kinase family protein → MVGRLLFGQPYQEILRLRHVTEILLRNGLGFLVEQLGLSRFILPWRSSQDAAVEAMTIPQRVRRTIEELGPTFIKLGQILSTRPDLLPPEYIQELAKLLDAAPPVPTEQIIAAIESELRSPMDEIFTRFEGDPIAAASIGQAHRAQLKDGREVIVKVIRPGIRQVVEADLDLLMRQVRFLSNRSAMVREYNLVGLVEEFGQTLREEMDYTNEARNAERLRANLSGDERVIVPAVVWEYTTRDIITMEYLEGVKLTDPARLAELGYDLPAIAETVVEVYLKQVFVDGFFHADPHPANIMVCGDRIGFVDFGMMGHLTADTKESLGNLFLGLLEQNPDRVVRTVLRLGATQPTDLSSLRRDVQRLLFRYYGVPLEEMPIGRFLEDVLTVAFRNRVHLPSDLALLARMVLVLEGLALSLDPGFILVKQAEPFVTEFMAQRLSLRRAGTRALQTLQELDELVQVLPQRIEILSEQLEQGNMTLGVDMRRLEELLARLDTIANRLSFSIIVAALIVGSSLILLGGAQAAVWRLPLLGWPLPIAQISFIVAGILALWLLWSIFRRRGL, encoded by the coding sequence ATGGTCGGTCGGCTTCTGTTCGGACAGCCATACCAGGAGATATTGCGTCTGCGCCACGTAACCGAGATCCTGTTGCGAAATGGGCTGGGCTTCCTCGTCGAGCAACTAGGGCTCTCACGATTCATCCTGCCCTGGCGGTCCAGTCAGGACGCGGCAGTGGAGGCTATGACCATCCCCCAGCGCGTGCGCCGCACCATCGAGGAACTCGGCCCCACATTCATAAAATTAGGGCAGATTCTGAGCACGCGTCCGGATCTCTTGCCCCCTGAATACATCCAGGAACTCGCCAAATTGCTCGACGCCGCCCCACCTGTCCCGACCGAACAGATCATCGCTGCCATCGAGTCCGAGTTGAGGAGCCCAATGGACGAGATTTTCACTCGCTTCGAGGGCGACCCTATTGCAGCAGCCTCCATCGGCCAGGCTCACCGTGCCCAATTGAAGGATGGTCGCGAGGTGATAGTAAAGGTCATTCGCCCTGGCATCCGACAGGTCGTGGAAGCGGATCTCGATCTCCTCATGCGGCAGGTTCGTTTCCTCAGCAACCGCTCTGCCATGGTACGAGAGTACAATTTGGTCGGGCTGGTCGAAGAGTTTGGCCAGACCCTGCGCGAGGAGATGGATTACACCAACGAAGCGCGAAACGCTGAACGCCTTCGCGCTAACCTGTCCGGCGATGAACGGGTAATTGTCCCCGCCGTAGTATGGGAATACACCACCCGCGACATCATCACGATGGAGTACCTAGAGGGAGTGAAACTGACCGACCCGGCGAGACTGGCAGAGTTGGGTTATGACCTCCCCGCTATTGCAGAGACGGTGGTGGAGGTATATCTCAAGCAAGTGTTTGTGGACGGTTTCTTCCATGCCGACCCCCACCCCGCTAACATCATGGTCTGCGGCGACCGAATCGGTTTCGTGGACTTCGGCATGATGGGCCACCTGACCGCCGATACGAAGGAGAGCCTGGGGAATCTGTTCCTCGGCCTGTTGGAGCAAAATCCTGACCGCGTTGTCCGCACTGTGCTGCGCCTAGGCGCGACGCAACCCACCGATCTTTCTAGCCTCCGACGCGACGTGCAGCGCCTCCTCTTCCGTTACTACGGCGTCCCTCTCGAAGAGATGCCCATCGGGCGATTCCTGGAGGACGTGCTCACTGTGGCGTTCCGCAACCGTGTTCATCTCCCCAGTGACCTAGCACTTTTGGCGCGCATGGTGCTCGTCCTGGAAGGTCTGGCCCTCAGCCTGGACCCGGGCTTTATTTTGGTGAAACAAGCGGAGCCCTTCGTCACGGAATTCATGGCCCAACGGCTCTCCCTCCGCCGTGCCGGGACACGCGCGCTGCAAACGCTTCAGGAACTGGACGAACTGGTGCAGGTGTTGCCGCAGCGCATCGAAATTCTCTCTGAACAATTGGAGCAAGGCAATATGACCTTGGGCGTAGACATGCGCCGATTGGAAGAGTTGTTGGCTCGTCTGGACACCATCGCCAACCGGCTATCTTTCAGCATCATCGTGGCCGCATTGATTGTGGGCTCGTCACTCATTCTATTGGGCGGAGCACAGGCGGCTGTATGGCGGTTGCCCCTCTTGGGTTGGCCTCTTCCCATTGCCCAAATCAGTTTCATAGTGGCAGGGATACTGGCCCTATGGCTTCTTTGGTCTATCTTCCGCCGTCGGGGGTTGTAA
- a CDS encoding winged helix-turn-helix transcriptional regulator yields MTTFIGQKFEELLEGLFSSKVRIKLLTLFLSEPGQRYYSRELARAIGGRQNAVWRELRNLENLGLLRSEAEGNLQYYLVNTGFPLFAELRNLVLKAAGIAVKPVIRAPLRLDKVARHEYIGPRPSERPAVYSPIVTIGETD; encoded by the coding sequence ATGACCACATTTATTGGTCAAAAATTTGAGGAATTATTAGAAGGGCTCTTTTCTTCCAAAGTGCGAATTAAATTGCTGACCCTGTTTCTCTCAGAACCAGGGCAGCGGTATTATAGCCGTGAGTTGGCACGTGCTATAGGCGGGCGTCAGAACGCAGTATGGCGTGAATTGAGGAATTTGGAGAACCTGGGGCTTCTGCGTAGCGAAGCGGAAGGCAATTTACAATACTATTTGGTCAATACGGGATTTCCGTTGTTCGCAGAATTGCGGAATCTGGTGCTGAAAGCGGCTGGGATAGCGGTAAAGCCAGTAATACGTGCTCCGCTGAGGCTCGATAAGGTAGCACGCCACGAGTATATTGGTCCTCGACCCTCGGAGCGCCCGGCTGTTTACTCTCCCATTGTGACTATTGGCGAAACCGATTGA
- a CDS encoding glycosyltransferase family 4 protein: MRVGINAFFLGQEGTGSGQYTAELLCALRQISSEHGYLCLSPPEGRRGRNLEKVWFEQVSYPRECRHLAVDVAHVPYFAPPLRPTVPTVVTIHDVIPLILPEYRGSPLVRMYMRLVSAAAHQAQMVLTDSEASKRDIVRALGIDSERVRVVYLAAGKRYRPVKDKAILEDVRVRYGLPDVYILYLGGFDPRKNVNILLRSYSQLADAPPLVIAGRLPERGSAMALDPRPLAKDLGIDGQVRFIGWVSEEDKPALYTAAWCFVFPSLYEGFGLPPLEAMACGTPVIASDSSSLPEVIGDGGLLVNSTSAAQLAEALGALCANPQLRAELAVRALARAAQFSWAKTATETLAVYEAVV; encoded by the coding sequence GTGCGCGTGGGAATCAATGCCTTCTTCCTAGGCCAAGAGGGCACTGGCAGCGGACAATATACGGCCGAACTCCTGTGCGCCTTACGGCAGATCTCATCTGAGCACGGGTACCTTTGCCTATCACCCCCAGAGGGACGTCGCGGCCGCAACCTGGAGAAAGTGTGGTTCGAGCAGGTGTCCTATCCTCGAGAATGCCGCCATCTGGCTGTGGATGTAGCCCACGTGCCCTACTTTGCTCCACCATTGCGGCCCACTGTACCCACCGTGGTCACCATCCACGACGTTATTCCTCTGATCTTGCCTGAGTACCGGGGTTCACCTCTGGTTCGGATGTACATGCGCCTGGTTTCTGCCGCTGCTCACCAGGCACAGATGGTGCTCACTGACTCCGAGGCGTCCAAGCGCGACATCGTGCGTGCCTTGGGCATAGATTCTGAAAGAGTGCGGGTGGTCTATCTGGCAGCAGGTAAACGTTACCGTCCTGTTAAGGATAAGGCGATCCTTGAGGATGTCCGTGTTCGCTATGGCTTGCCAGATGTGTACATCCTTTACCTCGGCGGCTTCGATCCGCGCAAAAACGTGAACATATTGTTGCGATCCTACTCACAGTTGGCCGACGCCCCACCCCTGGTCATTGCCGGGCGATTGCCAGAACGCGGGAGCGCCATGGCGCTCGACCCCCGGCCGCTGGCCAAGGACCTGGGGATCGATGGGCAGGTGCGATTCATCGGGTGGGTGTCAGAAGAAGACAAGCCCGCCCTTTATACAGCAGCGTGGTGCTTCGTTTTCCCCTCCCTCTATGAGGGCTTTGGGCTCCCCCCATTAGAGGCAATGGCTTGCGGGACGCCGGTCATAGCATCGGACTCCTCATCGCTGCCCGAGGTCATCGGGGATGGAGGTCTCTTGGTGAATTCCACATCGGCTGCCCAATTGGCCGAAGCTCTCGGCGCATTGTGTGCAAACCCGCAACTCCGTGCAGAACTGGCAGTCAGAGCACTGGCTCGGGCAGCACAGTTCAGTTGGGCGAAGACAGCCACTGAGACGCTGGCCGTCTATGAGGCGGTAGTTTAG
- a CDS encoding LysM peptidoglycan-binding domain-containing protein — MNRPCLILVRVVVLVTIAAGMSSACFERPLAPIGAESLATPSSTSTWPATRVPTSTRTPTFTATATQLPETTYVVQAGDTLSDIAKRFGTSVDALAAANDIANVSLIYVGQKLLLLPPSPATATAWWQAMATATQVAQATADASRFAVPTSEPASVAPAAAQPPTAAQPPLAIWEDLLQILLQGQAVWRQLHCSVEDLSQTARMRMLGVWTLECVGAWPIAENGACGRFDASLTVQANWLGSRPLA, encoded by the coding sequence ATGAATCGACCCTGTTTGATTCTGGTTCGCGTCGTTGTCCTCGTCACCATTGCAGCTGGTATGTCTTCTGCCTGTTTCGAGAGGCCGCTTGCACCCATAGGCGCCGAGTCGCTGGCAACCCCGAGCTCCACTAGCACGTGGCCCGCAACTCGCGTGCCAACTTCCACACGTACTCCAACATTTACAGCGACGGCCACCCAGCTCCCAGAGACGACCTATGTGGTACAAGCTGGCGATACACTCAGCGACATTGCCAAGAGGTTCGGGACATCGGTCGATGCTCTTGCGGCAGCCAACGATATCGCTAACGTGAGTTTAATATACGTCGGGCAGAAGCTGCTGCTTCTGCCACCCAGTCCTGCGACAGCCACTGCATGGTGGCAGGCTATGGCGACAGCGACACAGGTTGCCCAGGCTACTGCCGATGCAAGTCGGTTTGCGGTGCCGACTAGCGAGCCAGCCTCGGTAGCTCCCGCGGCGGCGCAGCCCCCCACAGCGGCGCAACCTCCCCTTGCCATCTGGGAGGACTTGCTGCAAATACTGCTGCAAGGGCAAGCCGTGTGGAGACAGTTGCATTGCTCAGTGGAAGACCTGTCACAAACCGCCCGGATGCGCATGCTGGGGGTGTGGACGCTAGAGTGCGTGGGAGCTTGGCCTATTGCAGAGAATGGTGCATGCGGGCGGTTTGACGCATCGCTTACGGTGCAGGCCAACTGGTTAGGGAGTAGACCACTGGCATGA
- a CDS encoding NAD-dependent epimerase/dehydratase family protein gives MKILVTGGAGFIGSHVVDAYIEEGHKVVVVDNLHTGKKANVNPEAQFYEMDIRDPRLAAVFAAERPDYVNHHAALASVRESMEEPILYADVNVLGSLHLLELCRRYEVSKFIYASTGGAIYGNPQYLPADEVHPVQPLDFYGASKHHVEHYLELYHTHYGLRFVSLRYGNVYGPRQDPYGEAGVVAIFIMQMLTGKQAVINGDGTQERDFVYVGDVARANVLALDKGDGQMVNIGTGIGTSINEIFARLAEATQYRLGEVHGPPKPGEVYKTYLTVHRARELLGWVPETDLATGLQRTIEFFKTQL, from the coding sequence ATGAAGATACTGGTGACTGGCGGTGCGGGGTTCATCGGCTCCCACGTAGTCGATGCCTACATCGAAGAAGGACATAAGGTAGTGGTGGTAGATAACCTTCACACCGGGAAGAAAGCCAACGTGAACCCAGAGGCACAGTTCTACGAGATGGACATCCGAGATCCGCGGTTAGCGGCGGTTTTCGCCGCCGAGCGCCCAGATTATGTAAACCATCATGCCGCACTAGCCAGCGTTCGAGAGTCCATGGAGGAGCCTATCCTCTACGCCGATGTGAACGTGCTCGGGTCACTGCACCTTTTGGAACTTTGCCGCCGGTACGAAGTGTCCAAGTTCATTTACGCTTCCACAGGCGGGGCAATCTATGGGAATCCCCAGTACCTCCCTGCTGATGAAGTGCATCCAGTCCAGCCACTGGACTTTTACGGTGCCAGTAAGCACCACGTGGAACACTACCTAGAACTCTACCACACCCATTACGGGCTTCGGTTCGTATCGCTCCGCTACGGCAACGTCTACGGCCCGCGACAGGACCCTTACGGCGAGGCTGGTGTCGTAGCCATCTTCATCATGCAGATGCTCACGGGCAAGCAGGCGGTCATCAATGGCGACGGCACTCAGGAACGCGATTTCGTCTACGTTGGTGACGTGGCCCGCGCAAACGTATTGGCGCTGGACAAGGGCGATGGGCAGATGGTGAACATCGGCACTGGCATCGGCACTTCCATCAACGAGATCTTCGCCCGTCTGGCCGAAGCAACACAGTACAGACTTGGCGAAGTGCACGGTCCACCAAAACCAGGCGAGGTGTATAAGACCTATCTCACCGTTCACCGCGCCAGAGAACTCCTCGGCTGGGTTCCTGAGACAGACCTGGCCACTGGTCTCCAGCGCACCATTGAATTTTTCAAAACGCAACTTTGA
- the plsX gene encoding phosphate acyltransferase PlsX: MKIVLDAMGSDRHPVPDVEGGVAAAREYGAEIIFVGQQEVVAPEVAKHDTSGLKISLVHASQVIEMTDEPAMAARTKKDSSMAVGMRLVQQGEADAFVTCGNSGGALAAALFYLGRLKGVKRPALASVFPTVAGPAFLLDLGANTDCKPEYLLQFGVMGSAYAERVLGIANPRVAIVSTGEEEGKGSTLAKEAYKLLKASQLNFIGNAEGKDIPAGFADVIVTDGFTGNVIVKLSEGVASLILTVLEREIKARPLAVLGALLARNAFRAVKRALDYSEYGGGPLLGVNGVVIVGHGRSNAKAVKNAVRVAMQSVQANLIGHIRSVIEASLTLSGEEDPQPVP, encoded by the coding sequence GTGAAAATCGTTCTGGATGCTATGGGTAGCGATCGGCACCCGGTGCCCGATGTGGAGGGAGGAGTAGCAGCGGCGCGGGAGTACGGTGCGGAGATCATCTTCGTGGGGCAGCAAGAGGTCGTCGCACCTGAAGTGGCAAAACACGATACTTCTGGCCTGAAGATCTCCCTCGTTCACGCCAGCCAGGTCATCGAAATGACCGATGAGCCGGCAATGGCGGCGCGAACCAAGAAGGATAGTTCTATGGCCGTCGGCATGCGACTAGTCCAGCAAGGTGAAGCGGATGCGTTCGTTACCTGTGGTAACTCGGGCGGTGCATTGGCAGCGGCTCTCTTCTACCTGGGCCGGCTGAAAGGCGTCAAACGCCCCGCTCTGGCCAGTGTTTTCCCCACTGTCGCCGGTCCCGCCTTCCTCCTCGACCTGGGCGCGAACACCGATTGCAAGCCCGAGTACCTCCTGCAATTCGGCGTCATGGGCAGCGCCTATGCAGAGAGGGTACTGGGGATCGCCAACCCGCGCGTGGCCATCGTCTCCACAGGCGAAGAGGAGGGCAAAGGCAGCACCCTGGCCAAGGAAGCGTACAAACTGCTCAAAGCGAGTCAACTCAACTTCATTGGCAATGCGGAAGGGAAAGATATTCCTGCCGGCTTCGCCGACGTGATTGTCACCGATGGTTTTACCGGCAATGTGATCGTGAAACTATCAGAGGGTGTAGCAAGCCTCATCCTCACCGTCTTGGAGCGGGAGATCAAGGCGCGTCCGTTGGCGGTACTGGGTGCTCTCCTGGCTCGAAATGCGTTCCGCGCCGTGAAGCGTGCTCTAGATTACAGTGAGTATGGGGGCGGCCCCTTGTTGGGCGTGAATGGCGTGGTCATTGTTGGCCATGGGCGCTCCAACGCCAAAGCGGTGAAGAACGCCGTGCGTGTGGCGATGCAGTCTGTCCAGGCCAATTTGATCGGGCACATTCGGTCCGTCATCGAGGCCAGCCTCACATTAAGCGGCGAGGAAGATCCGCAGCCCGTGCCGTAA
- a CDS encoding glycosyltransferase family 39 protein, which produces MPSTPSHLKRREGLALSAILLLAFALRVYLLGNANLWWDEGLAVWAARKSLAGMTLWTAGDVHPPLYFWSLWVMIRLAGPTEFAARFISAVYGVLTIAAIYPLGKILGGQKVGLLTAFLLTISRFHVWWSQEMRMYILATLFAALSLYTLIRWIRSVGWLGDSEHRGQPTREVLFYITASVAGLYTLYLFVIVLFVENIFALAVYAHVDRARRTRFLLHWLLLQATVVLLFVPWLALALGRMASWSVATEFDFGVFLQLYATLLVLGISTYVERYTLFVVPVLLIAMAGLALMWRRDLRREELGISLPPRLGAILLGLPLAIPPLVVYVLTRPRGLFYAPRVEARYLLLFAPAFYILVARAVVLLWRMRRIVGLVTLAVVLALMLWTLPGHYEGRYLRDELQTMVRCIAAYAEEGDAVLLVSGSRFPIFLYYYERLPKDIPRLPVYEVPRTALTVTSDNVAQELAPIAAAHRRIWLASVNAALDDPDGLVAKWLGERCAIALHLHFAHNALTLYNIDGALPRLSGTLQPLHPLGVEFGPDLRLLGYDLVTSEFRSGDTIRLVLYWTGNTERPVRVTVVDDKGRVLEAQEASLHQMVGAQRQQFDFEVFAATPPGAYHFEVDVLDGEGAPVREPLHVGEFHITHTKAVLFKGAVAHAASANLGDEIEFLGYDLHTVSGKALTAWMPGEQIVLDLYWRATTKTRTRYTVFTHLLGTAHNPATQGPVWGQHDSQPANEGYPTHQWFVGETVMDRHILIIDPHAPPGDYQIEVGMYVLETGARLPVLDADGNVMDDRVVLDTPVHVGMP; this is translated from the coding sequence ATGCCCTCGACGCCCTCGCATCTTAAGCGACGCGAGGGCCTAGCCCTCAGCGCGATATTGCTCCTCGCCTTCGCCCTCCGCGTGTACTTGCTTGGCAATGCAAACCTGTGGTGGGACGAGGGGCTGGCAGTCTGGGCGGCACGTAAGAGCCTGGCTGGCATGACCCTCTGGACAGCGGGCGATGTGCATCCTCCACTCTATTTTTGGTCTTTATGGGTCATGATACGCCTTGCCGGCCCGACGGAATTCGCTGCCCGCTTCATCTCAGCCGTCTACGGTGTGCTTACTATTGCTGCTATCTACCCTCTAGGCAAGATTCTGGGTGGGCAGAAAGTCGGATTGCTTACCGCCTTTCTCTTGACCATCTCTCGTTTCCACGTATGGTGGTCGCAAGAGATGCGCATGTATATACTGGCGACGCTGTTTGCCGCGCTCTCCCTGTACACTCTGATCCGCTGGATACGATCCGTCGGTTGGCTCGGTGATTCGGAACACCGTGGCCAGCCAACTCGTGAGGTGCTTTTCTACATCACAGCCAGCGTCGCAGGACTGTACACTCTATACCTTTTCGTCATCGTCCTCTTCGTGGAGAATATCTTCGCCTTGGCTGTGTATGCTCATGTGGACCGCGCTCGGCGTACCCGGTTTCTACTGCATTGGCTCCTTCTGCAGGCCACCGTTGTGCTCCTATTCGTGCCTTGGCTGGCCCTGGCTTTGGGGCGGATGGCGTCCTGGTCAGTGGCGACGGAGTTCGATTTCGGCGTTTTCCTGCAACTCTACGCCACGTTGTTGGTGTTGGGTATCTCCACGTATGTGGAGCGATATACCCTGTTCGTGGTACCAGTTCTCCTGATTGCAATGGCAGGGCTGGCCCTGATGTGGCGAAGAGACTTGAGACGAGAGGAACTAGGGATTTCACTCCCGCCGCGCCTGGGGGCTATCTTACTTGGGCTGCCGCTGGCCATACCACCCCTCGTGGTTTATGTCCTCACCCGACCACGGGGCCTGTTCTATGCGCCGAGGGTGGAAGCGCGCTATCTACTCCTCTTCGCCCCGGCGTTCTACATACTGGTGGCGCGGGCAGTTGTACTCCTCTGGCGTATGCGGAGGATAGTGGGACTGGTGACGTTGGCCGTCGTACTTGCGTTGATGCTTTGGACATTGCCCGGCCACTATGAGGGTCGCTATTTGCGTGACGAGTTGCAGACCATGGTGCGATGTATCGCCGCCTACGCCGAGGAAGGTGACGCTGTCCTGCTCGTCTCCGGTAGCCGTTTCCCAATCTTCCTCTATTACTACGAACGGCTCCCGAAGGACATCCCTCGACTGCCTGTCTATGAGGTACCCCGAACTGCACTCACAGTGACGTCCGATAATGTGGCACAGGAACTAGCGCCGATCGCCGCAGCGCACCGCCGAATCTGGCTGGCAAGCGTGAATGCCGCACTCGATGATCCCGATGGGCTTGTCGCCAAGTGGCTGGGAGAGCGGTGTGCGATCGCATTGCACCTCCATTTCGCTCACAACGCCTTGACGCTATATAATATAGATGGAGCCCTGCCACGGCTTTCCGGTACCTTACAGCCATTACACCCGCTGGGTGTAGAGTTCGGCCCAGACTTGCGTTTGTTGGGGTACGATCTGGTCACATCCGAATTTCGCAGTGGGGACACCATTCGATTGGTATTGTATTGGACTGGCAATACGGAACGCCCGGTGCGTGTTACCGTAGTCGATGATAAAGGGCGTGTGCTAGAGGCGCAAGAAGCAAGCCTGCACCAGATGGTAGGTGCGCAGCGACAGCAGTTTGACTTTGAGGTGTTCGCCGCCACGCCGCCGGGTGCTTATCATTTCGAGGTGGATGTGTTAGACGGGGAGGGCGCGCCAGTTCGGGAGCCCCTTCACGTTGGAGAATTTCACATCACTCATACGAAAGCAGTGCTGTTCAAAGGGGCTGTGGCGCACGCCGCGTCTGCCAATCTGGGTGATGAAATCGAGTTTCTCGGCTATGATCTGCATACTGTTAGCGGGAAAGCGTTGACAGCATGGATGCCGGGTGAGCAAATTGTGCTCGACCTCTACTGGCGTGCAACCACCAAGACCCGAACGCGTTACACCGTCTTCACCCATCTACTGGGGACCGCCCATAACCCAGCCACTCAGGGGCCTGTCTGGGGACAACATGACAGCCAGCCCGCGAACGAGGGCTACCCGACACACCAGTGGTTTGTGGGAGAGACGGTGATGGATCGCCACATTCTGATCATTGATCCTCACGCGCCTCCTGGTGACTATCAGATCGAGGTGGGGATGTACGTTTTGGAGACAGGGGCACGGCTGCCTGTTCTCGACGCAGATGGAAATGTGATGGACGATCGCGTAGTACTGGATACGCCCGTGCACGTCGGCATGCCATAA
- the galT gene encoding galactose-1-phosphate uridylyltransferase, producing the protein MSELRWNPLLEEWVVTATHRQERTFLPPQDYCPLCPTRAGSTATEIPAGDYEIAVFENRFPTFQRHPPEPAVEGSELCPVRPAQGVCEVVLYTSQHEGSLGELPVEHIRKLIAVWADRWLELGALPYVQYVQIFENRGREIGVTLTHPHGQIYAFPFIPPVLERELAACRRHQRVSKHCLLCDILAAERREGTRVVRENVGFTAFVPFFARYPHEVHIVSRVHRTSIAELGDDECWDLAALLKDTVCRFDALYGFPLPYMMVMHQRPSDGKRYPYYHFHIEFYTLHRTADKLKYRASSESGAGVFSTDELPEQWAAELRAAGA; encoded by the coding sequence ATGTCCGAACTGCGATGGAATCCACTGCTTGAGGAATGGGTAGTCACGGCGACTCACCGTCAGGAGCGCACTTTCCTTCCTCCCCAGGATTACTGCCCCCTATGTCCGACGCGGGCTGGGAGTACCGCAACTGAAATCCCTGCGGGAGATTATGAGATCGCCGTGTTCGAAAACCGGTTCCCCACTTTCCAACGCCACCCTCCGGAGCCTGCGGTGGAGGGTTCAGAACTGTGTCCAGTGCGTCCGGCTCAAGGTGTGTGCGAAGTGGTGCTGTACACATCGCAACACGAAGGTAGCCTGGGTGAATTGCCTGTCGAGCACATCCGGAAACTGATCGCTGTTTGGGCCGATCGCTGGCTCGAACTAGGAGCGCTGCCCTACGTCCAATATGTTCAGATATTCGAAAACCGAGGCCGAGAGATCGGCGTGACCTTGACTCACCCTCATGGCCAAATCTACGCCTTCCCCTTCATCCCACCGGTACTCGAACGCGAACTCGCTGCCTGTCGTCGGCATCAACGGGTCTCTAAGCACTGCTTGCTCTGTGATATCCTCGCGGCCGAGAGAAGGGAAGGAACACGCGTAGTGCGAGAGAACGTTGGCTTCACCGCCTTTGTGCCCTTTTTCGCCCGCTACCCTCATGAGGTGCACATAGTCTCTCGCGTTCACAGGACCTCCATCGCGGAGTTGGGAGATGACGAGTGCTGGGACCTGGCTGCCCTCCTCAAAGATACGGTGTGCCGTTTCGATGCCCTGTATGGCTTCCCGCTGCCTTATATGATGGTAATGCACCAGCGTCCCAGTGATGGCAAACGCTACCCATATTATCACTTCCACATTGAGTTTTACACCCTACACCGCACAGCGGACAAATTGAAATATCGCGCCTCCTCAGAGTCGGGCGCAGGGGTTTTCTCCACTGACGAGTTGCCAGAACAATGGGCTGCTGAACTGCGGGCAGCAGGAGCATAG
- a CDS encoding NERD domain-containing protein, which yields MRVIVNEKLVQNRAEWGKRLTFLGLGLLLASVVASFRPQQVLPAYLLMVIGFITVNAGAFLGSKWVKEPRVDQVLAKALKGLDNKYALYSYYLPAEHVLLSPSGLTVLRAKPQEGQITCRGERWHRKFNVRRLLSRMVEEGLGNPAKEVRADVAKMKAYLQKALPDVEVPVDGVIVFTNSEAELHLESPTEPVVRLPELRNYLRQTAKAAPDLPGKALRQVTDALDALAS from the coding sequence ATGCGCGTCATCGTGAATGAAAAGTTAGTACAAAACCGTGCCGAATGGGGCAAGCGCCTCACCTTTCTTGGCTTGGGCCTCCTCCTTGCCTCAGTAGTTGCTTCCTTCCGCCCCCAACAGGTGCTTCCGGCTTATCTCCTGATGGTCATAGGCTTTATTACAGTGAACGCGGGCGCCTTCCTAGGCAGCAAATGGGTGAAGGAACCCCGCGTGGACCAGGTCCTGGCCAAGGCATTGAAGGGATTAGATAACAAGTATGCCCTCTACAGTTACTACCTGCCCGCCGAACACGTCCTCCTATCCCCAAGCGGCCTTACCGTGCTGCGTGCCAAGCCACAGGAAGGTCAGATTACCTGTCGGGGTGAGCGATGGCACCGCAAATTCAACGTTCGACGCCTGCTGAGCCGCATGGTGGAAGAGGGGTTGGGCAACCCCGCCAAAGAAGTGCGTGCGGATGTAGCAAAGATGAAAGCATACTTGCAGAAGGCGCTGCCTGATGTCGAAGTGCCGGTGGACGGAGTGATTGTGTTCACCAATAGCGAGGCGGAGTTACACTTGGAGTCCCCGACTGAGCCCGTGGTGAGGTTGCCCGAACTTAGGAACTACCTGCGCCAAACGGCAAAAGCCGCGCCAGACTTGCCCGGCAAAGCGCTCCGTCAAGTAACCGATGCCCTCGACGCCCTCGCATCTTAA